From Epinephelus lanceolatus isolate andai-2023 chromosome 12, ASM4190304v1, whole genome shotgun sequence, the proteins below share one genomic window:
- the kctd1 gene encoding BTB/POZ domain-containing protein KCTD1 isoform X1, translated as MDETDIMDLTHQKARKRPRPISSVDESLHASLKRLPIRAAECREPSLMFAVRGEPVPAASLKQNDHSVTSSPNTVMPAQDNRSSMSRPMITRSPVSPLSNQGIPTPAQLTKSNAPVHIDVGGHMYTSSLATLTKFPESRIGRLFDGTEPIVLDSLKQHYFIDRDGHMFRYILNFLRTSKLLIPDDFKDYSLLYEEARYFQLQPMLAELERWRQDQELGRVSRPCECLVVRVAPDLGERITLSGDKALIEDVFPEIGDVMCNSVNAGWNHDSTHVIRFPLNGYCHLNSVQVLERLQQRGFEIAGSCGGGVDSSQFSEYVLRRELRRTSQRGSNSNRIKQEQLD; from the exons ATGGACGAGACGGACATCATGGACTTAACGCATCAGAAAGCGAGAAAGCGACCGCGTCCAATCAGTTCTGTGGATGAGTCCTTGCACGCTTCCCTCAAACGGCTGCCGATCCGAGCGGCGGAGTGCAGGGAGCCCTCACTGATGTTCGCAGTCAGAGGAGAGCCGGTTCCCGCAGCATCTCTCAAGCAAAATGACCATTCGGTGACTTCCTCTCCAAACACAGTGATGCCGGCGCAG GATAATCGCTCCAGCATGTCCAGGCCCATGATCACACGGTCACCAGTGTCTCCCTTGAGCAACCAGGGCATCCCAACACCTGCACAGCTCACCAAGTCCAACGCCCCTGTGCACATTGATGTGGGCGGACACATGTACACCAGCAGTCTGGCCACCTTAACAAAATTCCCAGAATCCCG AATTGGTCGTCTCTTTGATGGCACAGAGCCTATAGTCCTGGACAGCCTGAAGCAGCACTACTTCATTGACAGGGATGGACACATGTTCCGCTACATCCTCAACTTCCTCAGGACGTCCAAGCTCCTCATCCCAGACGACTTCAAA GACTACAGTCTGCTGTATGAGGAGGCGCGATACTTCCAGTTGCAGCCCATGCTTGCTGAGCTGGAGCGCTGGCGCCAGGACCAAGAGCTGGGCCGGGTGTCGCGTCCCTGCGAGTGCTTGGTGGTGCGTGTTGCACCTGACCTGGGCGAGAGGATTACGCTCAGCGGCGACAAGGCCCTGATTGAAGACGTGTTTCCGGAAATTGGCGATGTCATGTGCAACTCTGTCAATGCCGGCTGGAACCATGACTCCACGCATGTCATCCGTTTCCCACTCAATGGGTACTGCCACCTCAACTCTGTCCAG GTTCTAGAGCGCCTCCAACAACGCGGCTTCGAGATCGCCGGCTCCTGCGGCGGAGGCGTGGACTCATCCCAATTCAGCGAGTACGTCCTGAGGAGGGAACTGAGGAGGACGAGTCAGCGAGGATCCAATTCAAACAGGATAAAGCAGGAGCAGCTGGACTAG
- the kctd1 gene encoding BTB/POZ domain-containing protein KCTD1 isoform X3 encodes MFQDNRSSMSRPMITRSPVSPLSNQGIPTPAQLTKSNAPVHIDVGGHMYTSSLATLTKFPESRIGRLFDGTEPIVLDSLKQHYFIDRDGHMFRYILNFLRTSKLLIPDDFKDYSLLYEEARYFQLQPMLAELERWRQDQELGRVSRPCECLVVRVAPDLGERITLSGDKALIEDVFPEIGDVMCNSVNAGWNHDSTHVIRFPLNGYCHLNSVQVLERLQQRGFEIAGSCGGGVDSSQFSEYVLRRELRRTSQRGSNSNRIKQEQLD; translated from the exons ATGTTTCAG GATAATCGCTCCAGCATGTCCAGGCCCATGATCACACGGTCACCAGTGTCTCCCTTGAGCAACCAGGGCATCCCAACACCTGCACAGCTCACCAAGTCCAACGCCCCTGTGCACATTGATGTGGGCGGACACATGTACACCAGCAGTCTGGCCACCTTAACAAAATTCCCAGAATCCCG AATTGGTCGTCTCTTTGATGGCACAGAGCCTATAGTCCTGGACAGCCTGAAGCAGCACTACTTCATTGACAGGGATGGACACATGTTCCGCTACATCCTCAACTTCCTCAGGACGTCCAAGCTCCTCATCCCAGACGACTTCAAA GACTACAGTCTGCTGTATGAGGAGGCGCGATACTTCCAGTTGCAGCCCATGCTTGCTGAGCTGGAGCGCTGGCGCCAGGACCAAGAGCTGGGCCGGGTGTCGCGTCCCTGCGAGTGCTTGGTGGTGCGTGTTGCACCTGACCTGGGCGAGAGGATTACGCTCAGCGGCGACAAGGCCCTGATTGAAGACGTGTTTCCGGAAATTGGCGATGTCATGTGCAACTCTGTCAATGCCGGCTGGAACCATGACTCCACGCATGTCATCCGTTTCCCACTCAATGGGTACTGCCACCTCAACTCTGTCCAG GTTCTAGAGCGCCTCCAACAACGCGGCTTCGAGATCGCCGGCTCCTGCGGCGGAGGCGTGGACTCATCCCAATTCAGCGAGTACGTCCTGAGGAGGGAACTGAGGAGGACGAGTCAGCGAGGATCCAATTCAAACAGGATAAAGCAGGAGCAGCTGGACTAG
- the kctd1 gene encoding BTB/POZ domain-containing protein KCTD1 isoform X2, with protein MSREIWALDNRSSMSRPMITRSPVSPLSNQGIPTPAQLTKSNAPVHIDVGGHMYTSSLATLTKFPESRIGRLFDGTEPIVLDSLKQHYFIDRDGHMFRYILNFLRTSKLLIPDDFKDYSLLYEEARYFQLQPMLAELERWRQDQELGRVSRPCECLVVRVAPDLGERITLSGDKALIEDVFPEIGDVMCNSVNAGWNHDSTHVIRFPLNGYCHLNSVQVLERLQQRGFEIAGSCGGGVDSSQFSEYVLRRELRRTSQRGSNSNRIKQEQLD; from the exons GATAATCGCTCCAGCATGTCCAGGCCCATGATCACACGGTCACCAGTGTCTCCCTTGAGCAACCAGGGCATCCCAACACCTGCACAGCTCACCAAGTCCAACGCCCCTGTGCACATTGATGTGGGCGGACACATGTACACCAGCAGTCTGGCCACCTTAACAAAATTCCCAGAATCCCG AATTGGTCGTCTCTTTGATGGCACAGAGCCTATAGTCCTGGACAGCCTGAAGCAGCACTACTTCATTGACAGGGATGGACACATGTTCCGCTACATCCTCAACTTCCTCAGGACGTCCAAGCTCCTCATCCCAGACGACTTCAAA GACTACAGTCTGCTGTATGAGGAGGCGCGATACTTCCAGTTGCAGCCCATGCTTGCTGAGCTGGAGCGCTGGCGCCAGGACCAAGAGCTGGGCCGGGTGTCGCGTCCCTGCGAGTGCTTGGTGGTGCGTGTTGCACCTGACCTGGGCGAGAGGATTACGCTCAGCGGCGACAAGGCCCTGATTGAAGACGTGTTTCCGGAAATTGGCGATGTCATGTGCAACTCTGTCAATGCCGGCTGGAACCATGACTCCACGCATGTCATCCGTTTCCCACTCAATGGGTACTGCCACCTCAACTCTGTCCAG GTTCTAGAGCGCCTCCAACAACGCGGCTTCGAGATCGCCGGCTCCTGCGGCGGAGGCGTGGACTCATCCCAATTCAGCGAGTACGTCCTGAGGAGGGAACTGAGGAGGACGAGTCAGCGAGGATCCAATTCAAACAGGATAAAGCAGGAGCAGCTGGACTAG